A single Xenopus laevis strain J_2021 chromosome 3S, Xenopus_laevis_v10.1, whole genome shotgun sequence DNA region contains:
- the LOC108712325 gene encoding U3 small nucleolar ribonucleoprotein protein MPP10-like has translation MMDSLFLKLDALSNFHFIPKPEKNKAGDVKTSAEKTITDRKRERRKKKAVKRQKIKEREERKKLADKIRAEEGMKMYNKAAAAADLKKLTKEGKATVLKVI, from the exons ATGATGGATTCCCTCTTCCTAAAGTTAGATGCCCTTTCAAATTTCCATTTTATACCCAAACCA gaaaAGAACAAGGCTGGAGATGTAAAgaccagtgcagagaaaacaaTCACTGATAGGAAACGggagagaaggaagaagaaggcTGTGAAGAggcagaaaataaaagaaagagaagagaggAAGAAGCTAGCTGACAAAATAAGAGCAGAAGAAGGaatgaaaatgtataataaagcggCTGCTGCAGCTGATCTTAAAAAACTGACCAAAGAGGGAAAGGCCACAGTATTAAAGGTAATATAA
- the LOC121393122 gene encoding U3 small nucleolar ribonucleoprotein protein MPP10-like: MASVHTGTQKCYYDLQKSQLALAVGSPLEVLIIENFDEEQIWQQLELQNNAVLSYFKKAVSTAQKDKDIYLAQSAEEETPDEGEGVSEEESELISESEEEQRTQEKILANTKRPKRTPVETFSDDDDDSDMDFDIDKLEKQNKQKHNNKKTMAKASETSILDDKFFKLSEMEAFLEKVEKEDGEEDDNDEVDYFEDIDSYDDDDMDEDFHITKSNKRVSCVLRKWLEKSVKRIKSFAKHLYLSLNIKIKWFEHEIFRMLWY, encoded by the exons ATGGCCTCTGTGCACACTGGAACG CAAAAGTGCTATTATGATTTGCAAAAGTCACAGCTTGCACTAGCGGTTGGAAGCCCATTGGAGGTACTGATTATTGAGAATTTTGATGAAGAGCAAATATGGCAGCAACTGGAACTGCAGAACAATGCTGTTCTTAGCTACTTCAAGAAAGCAGTTAGCACTGCACAAAAGGACAAGGATATTTATCTTGCACAGTCAGCTGAGGAGGAAACCCCAGACGAAGGTGAAGGTGTGTCAGAAGAAGAGTCCGAGTTAATTAGTGAAAGTGAAGAGGAACAAAGAACTCAGGAGAAAATACTTGCTAATACCAAAAGACCCAAAAGAACACCAGTGGAGACATTTAGTGATGACGATGATGATTCAGATATGGACTTTGATATTGATAAACTGGAGAAGCAAAATAAGcagaaacataataataaaaaaacaatggctAAAGCTAGTGAAACGTCAATACTTGACGACAAGTTCTTTAAATTGTCAGAAATGGAGGCCTTTttagaaaaagttgaaaaagaagATGGCGAGGAAGATGACAATGATGAAGTTGATTATTTTGAGGATATTGACtcttatgatgatgatgatatggaTGAAGACTTTCACATTACGAAAAGCAATAAACGGGTAAGCTGTGTTTTAAGGAAATGGCTGGAGAAATCAGTAAAGCGCATAAAAAGCTTTGCAAAGCATTTGTATCTCAGTCTAAACATTAAGATAAAATGGTTTGAACATGAGATCTTCAGGATGCTATGGTATTAA